Proteins encoded together in one Labilibaculum sp. DW002 window:
- the dnaN gene encoding DNA polymerase III subunit beta — translation MKFVVSSTEILGHIQAISRVISNKNTLPILDNFLFELKDGELVATASDLETTLITTIPLDASEGEGVIALPAKILTDTLKEFPEQPLTFEVDSTSLAVKITSENGVFSIVGQNGEDFPKLPEREESNLVNITVASEVLLKGVNKTLFATADDELRPVMNGIFIELNNNDLTFVASDAHKLVRYKRLDGRSEVESSFILPKKPASLLRNILPKEENPVLVEFDDKNAFFTLSNYKLICRLVEGKYPSYGSVIPTNNPFKLTIDRVELYNTLKRVSVFSNPASNLIKFELNQNELVVSAQDIDFSISAREKLMCQYEGEALEIGFKSVFLLEILQNISSANVVVALSDPTRAGLFLPYDNENADEDVLMLLMPMMINA, via the coding sequence ATGAAATTTGTAGTATCAAGTACTGAGATTTTAGGACACATTCAAGCTATTAGCCGTGTTATTAGTAACAAAAATACGCTTCCAATTCTAGATAACTTTCTATTTGAATTGAAAGATGGTGAGCTTGTAGCAACTGCTTCTGACTTGGAAACGACTTTAATTACAACAATTCCATTGGATGCTTCTGAAGGAGAAGGTGTAATTGCTCTTCCGGCAAAAATTTTAACTGATACTTTAAAAGAATTTCCTGAGCAACCATTAACATTCGAAGTTGATTCGACCTCCTTGGCGGTAAAAATTACATCAGAAAATGGTGTGTTTAGTATCGTTGGTCAGAATGGCGAAGACTTTCCTAAACTACCAGAAAGAGAAGAGTCAAATCTTGTAAATATTACTGTTGCTAGTGAAGTGCTATTGAAAGGTGTAAACAAAACTTTGTTTGCTACTGCTGATGATGAGCTTCGTCCTGTAATGAATGGTATTTTTATCGAGTTGAATAATAATGACCTTACTTTTGTAGCTTCTGATGCTCACAAGTTGGTTCGTTACAAGCGTCTTGATGGTCGTTCAGAAGTTGAGTCTTCATTTATTCTTCCAAAGAAGCCTGCTTCATTGCTTCGTAACATTCTTCCAAAAGAGGAGAATCCGGTTTTGGTTGAGTTTGATGATAAGAATGCATTTTTCACACTTTCTAATTACAAGTTGATTTGTCGTTTAGTTGAAGGTAAATATCCAAGTTATGGTTCTGTTATTCCTACGAATAACCCATTCAAATTGACGATTGATCGTGTTGAGCTATATAATACACTTAAGCGTGTATCTGTATTCTCAAACCCTGCGAGTAACTTAATCAAGTTTGAATTGAACCAAAATGAATTAGTTGTTTCAGCTCAGGATATCGATTTCTCTATTTCAGCTCGCGAGAAATTAATGTGTCAGTACGAAGGAGAAGCTTTAGAGATCGGATTTAAATCAGTATTCCTTTTGGAAATCCTTCAGAATATATCTTCAGCTAATGTTGTGGTTGCATTGTCTGACCCAACTCGTGCAGGTTTATTCTTACCATACGATAACGAAAATGCAGATGAGGATGTATTGATGTTATTAATGCCAATGATGATCAATGCATAA
- a CDS encoding 3'-5' exonuclease produces MKLNLKNPIAFFDLETTGLNVSKDRIVEIAIVKISPNGNEETKTYRINPTIPIPKESSAIHGISDEDVKDEPTFKEIGKTIAKYIEGCDLAGYNSNRFDIPLLAEEFLRADIDVDMRKRKFVDVQTIFHKMEQRTLIAAYKFYCGKDLEGAHGAEADTVATYEVLKSQLDKYEELENDIDYLSKFSTQNKNADFAGMIVFDKKGVETFNFGKNKGKAVEEVLKEQPGYYGWIMNNDFPLYTKKVLTEIKLRNFNM; encoded by the coding sequence ATGAAATTGAATTTGAAAAACCCGATTGCATTCTTCGATTTAGAAACAACGGGCTTAAATGTATCAAAAGACCGAATTGTTGAGATTGCTATCGTAAAGATCAGCCCCAATGGCAATGAGGAAACTAAAACTTACCGTATAAATCCAACTATTCCTATTCCCAAAGAATCATCGGCCATACATGGTATTAGTGATGAGGATGTAAAAGATGAACCGACATTCAAGGAAATAGGTAAGACTATTGCTAAGTATATTGAAGGTTGTGATTTAGCCGGATACAATTCAAATCGATTTGATATTCCTTTATTGGCAGAAGAATTTCTTCGTGCTGATATTGATGTTGACATGAGAAAGCGCAAGTTTGTTGATGTGCAAACAATTTTCCATAAAATGGAGCAGCGTACTTTAATTGCAGCATATAAATTTTACTGTGGTAAAGATCTTGAAGGTGCTCACGGTGCTGAAGCCGATACTGTAGCAACTTATGAAGTCTTAAAATCTCAGCTTGACAAGTATGAGGAGCTAGAGAATGATATTGATTATTTATCGAAGTTCTCGACTCAAAATAAAAATGCCGATTTTGCAGGCATGATTGTGTTTGATAAGAAAGGGGTTGAGACGTTTAACTTTGGTAAAAATAAAGGTAAAGCTGTAGAGGAGGTTTTAAAAGAGCAACCAGGTTACTATGGTTGGATCATGAACAATGATTTTCCTCTTTATACAAAGAAAGTATTGACTGAAATAAAACTTAGAAATTTTAATATGTAA
- a CDS encoding fumarylacetoacetate hydrolase family protein: MKILAIGRNYVDHAKELNNPVPKEPVVFSMPDSALLKSNNDFYYPDFSKDIHHEVEVVVKINRVGKNIPIEFAHRYYEELALGIDFTARDIQAECKKKGLPWEKAKAFDGAAPISKFINKDQFKDVNQMDFHLDINGKRVQTGNTSNMIFSIDYLISYLSKYFTLKIGDLIYTGTPEGVGPVKIGDHLEGELEGEKLLDFHVK; encoded by the coding sequence ATGAAGATATTAGCGATTGGAAGAAATTATGTAGATCATGCAAAAGAGTTGAACAATCCGGTACCAAAGGAACCAGTAGTTTTTTCTATGCCCGATTCTGCACTTTTGAAAAGTAACAACGATTTTTATTACCCGGATTTCTCAAAGGATATTCATCACGAAGTAGAAGTTGTGGTAAAGATTAATAGAGTAGGGAAAAATATTCCAATCGAATTTGCCCATCGTTATTACGAAGAATTGGCTTTAGGAATTGATTTTACGGCACGTGATATTCAGGCAGAATGTAAGAAGAAAGGCTTACCATGGGAAAAAGCTAAGGCTTTTGATGGTGCTGCCCCAATTAGTAAGTTCATCAACAAGGATCAATTTAAAGATGTGAATCAAATGGATTTCCATTTGGATATCAATGGCAAGAGAGTACAAACTGGAAATACTTCCAATATGATATTTTCAATCGATTATTTAATCAGTTACCTATCGAAATATTTTACGCTTAAAATTGGTGATTTGATTTATACTGGTACACCGGAAGGTGTAGGACCAGTTAAAATAGGAGATCATTTGGAAGGTGAGTTAGAAGGTGAAAAACTTCTTGATTTTCACGTTAAATAA
- a CDS encoding AMP-dependent synthetase/ligase, with amino-acid sequence MEYQHWGKLIRNRIEKYTDGIAMHYKDEKSGEWVGVSWTEFGLQIRQISKALIKVGVGEKQMAAIFSQNMPEWITADLAIMCLRGVTVPIYPTNSAKEAEYIVEDSQAQVIFVGEQEQYDRTMEFIDRVPHVKMVVAFDKDVVLSDFDRSMHWDEFLIFGKNSKMGPEFEDRFERAELDDLATLIYTSGTTGEPKGVMIDHNNITSVLRSHDIELDLTDDEVSLSFLPLSHVYERGWTFFCLHRGFKIYFNRDPKQIGPTMKEARPTIMCTVPRIYEKIYSAIQDKSKSASPLKQKLINWAIQTGGKYNNDYQLIEKKIPLGLKLKFKLADKLVLSKFRDIFGGRINFTPCGGAPLSSEIIAFFHSVGINVKMGYGLTETMATVCLYGDTHIDFNTTGKTLNGVEIKIGANDEIMVKGPGVMRGYYKKPEETAKVMKDGWFCTGDAGKIDENGNLTITDRIKDLMKTSGGKYVAPQKLETTLVNDQFIEQVAVIGDCKKYVTALAVPAFEPLAQYAKKHNISFESIEDLIANSQIVEFFEKRFEDMQKEFSRFEKIKKFTLLPKEFSMEAGEITSTLKLKRKVIQEKYKHLIEKMYKD; translated from the coding sequence ATGGAATATCAGCATTGGGGGAAATTAATTCGCAACCGTATTGAAAAATATACGGATGGAATTGCCATGCACTACAAGGATGAGAAGAGTGGCGAGTGGGTTGGTGTAAGCTGGACTGAATTCGGATTACAAATACGTCAAATATCAAAAGCTTTAATAAAGGTTGGTGTGGGAGAAAAGCAGATGGCTGCTATTTTTTCTCAAAACATGCCAGAATGGATTACTGCTGACCTTGCAATTATGTGTTTGCGAGGAGTTACTGTGCCAATATATCCTACAAATTCAGCAAAAGAAGCTGAATATATTGTAGAGGATTCTCAAGCACAAGTAATATTCGTTGGCGAGCAAGAGCAATACGATCGCACAATGGAATTTATTGATCGTGTGCCTCATGTAAAAATGGTGGTTGCTTTCGATAAGGATGTAGTCTTGTCTGATTTTGATCGTTCAATGCATTGGGATGAATTCCTTATTTTTGGGAAGAATTCTAAAATGGGGCCTGAGTTTGAAGACCGCTTTGAAAGAGCAGAATTGGATGATTTAGCGACTCTTATTTACACATCGGGAACTACCGGTGAACCTAAAGGTGTGATGATAGATCACAACAATATTACATCTGTTCTTCGATCTCATGATATTGAACTCGATTTAACTGATGATGAAGTGTCTTTGAGTTTTTTACCCTTAAGTCATGTTTATGAACGTGGCTGGACTTTTTTCTGTTTGCACAGAGGGTTTAAGATCTATTTTAATCGTGATCCAAAGCAGATTGGACCAACAATGAAAGAGGCCAGACCAACTATAATGTGTACGGTACCTCGTATCTATGAGAAAATATATTCGGCTATTCAGGATAAGAGTAAATCGGCATCTCCTCTTAAACAAAAGCTAATTAATTGGGCTATCCAAACAGGTGGAAAGTACAATAACGATTATCAATTAATTGAAAAAAAGATTCCTTTAGGATTGAAATTGAAGTTCAAGCTTGCTGACAAATTAGTTTTAAGCAAATTTCGTGATATTTTTGGGGGACGTATCAACTTTACCCCATGTGGAGGGGCCCCATTATCATCAGAAATTATTGCATTTTTCCATTCTGTGGGAATTAATGTGAAAATGGGCTATGGTTTAACGGAAACTATGGCGACTGTTTGTCTTTATGGCGATACGCATATTGATTTTAATACCACAGGAAAAACATTGAATGGTGTTGAAATTAAGATTGGAGCTAATGATGAAATCATGGTGAAAGGTCCTGGAGTGATGCGTGGTTACTATAAAAAGCCTGAAGAAACGGCTAAAGTAATGAAAGATGGCTGGTTTTGTACAGGTGACGCAGGCAAAATTGATGAGAATGGAAATCTGACAATCACAGATAGAATCAAGGATTTGATGAAGACCTCGGGAGGAAAATATGTTGCTCCTCAGAAGTTGGAAACAACCCTTGTAAATGACCAATTTATTGAGCAAGTTGCTGTAATTGGTGATTGTAAAAAGTATGTAACAGCATTAGCCGTTCCAGCCTTTGAACCTTTAGCACAATATGCGAAAAAGCACAATATTTCATTTGAATCGATTGAAGATTTAATTGCTAATTCGCAGATTGTTGAGTTCTTTGAAAAGCGATTTGAAGATATGCAAAAGGAATTTTCTCGATTCGAAAAGATTAAGAAATTTACGCTTCTACCTAAAGAGTTTTCTATGGAG